One stretch of Funiculus sociatus GB2-C1 DNA includes these proteins:
- a CDS encoding ATP-dependent Clp protease proteolytic subunit — MPIGYPRVPYRMPGGQYTDWINIYDRLYRERIIFLGEDVDDELANQIVAVMLYLDSEDPGKDIYLYINSPGGVITSGMAIYDTMQHIKSDVVTICVGLAASMGSFLLAAGTKGKRLALPHSRIMIHQPSGGTRGQATDIQIEAKEILRIRHQLNQIYADRTGQSIEKIEKDMDRDFFLSAQEAKEYGLIDRVIEERL; from the coding sequence ATGCCTATTGGCTACCCTAGAGTTCCCTACCGGATGCCAGGGGGACAATATACTGATTGGATTAACATCTACGATCGTCTTTACCGGGAACGGATTATTTTCCTGGGTGAAGACGTGGACGATGAACTGGCTAACCAGATTGTTGCTGTGATGCTCTATCTGGATTCAGAAGATCCAGGTAAGGACATCTACCTCTATATCAATTCTCCTGGTGGTGTAATCACATCTGGCATGGCTATTTATGACACCATGCAGCACATTAAATCTGATGTGGTGACAATTTGTGTGGGCTTAGCTGCGTCGATGGGTTCTTTTCTGTTGGCAGCTGGCACAAAAGGCAAACGCCTTGCTTTGCCTCACTCGCGAATTATGATCCACCAACCCTCCGGCGGTACGCGGGGACAAGCCACAGATATTCAAATCGAGGCTAAGGAAATTCTGCGGATTCGTCACCAACTGAACCAGATTTATGCTGACAGAACAGGTCAATCCATCGAAAAAATCGAGAAAGACATGGATCGTGACTTTTTCCTATCTGCTCAAGAAGCTAAGGAATACGGTTTGATTGACCGCGTGATTGAAGAACGTCTGTAA
- a CDS encoding J domain-containing protein: MNLADCYRLLGLGSGASFAEIKASYRRLARKYHPDANPGNRQAQDKFIELTEAYKFLLGVVQTSETQEEESSQQETVGETPPQPTVTKITRKETQLPKTPQLSQIDQQLKWSSYQQLQQLLKYRRFARAIALIEGLAQRLPQDPEVRQWQAIAYQQWGRQLIAEKQLDKARIYLKKALKTDPHNRSLWAEVERDFRRLEQLF; the protein is encoded by the coding sequence ATGAACCTCGCAGATTGTTACCGATTGTTGGGGTTAGGCTCAGGGGCATCTTTTGCAGAAATTAAAGCGTCTTATCGGCGTTTGGCACGAAAGTATCATCCTGATGCAAATCCTGGCAATCGCCAAGCTCAAGATAAGTTTATTGAGTTGACTGAGGCTTACAAGTTCCTTCTCGGCGTGGTGCAAACGTCGGAAACCCAAGAGGAGGAATCAAGCCAACAAGAGACAGTCGGAGAAACGCCACCTCAACCAACCGTCACCAAGATTACTCGCAAGGAGACGCAACTGCCAAAGACTCCCCAGTTGTCACAAATAGATCAACAACTGAAGTGGAGTTCTTATCAGCAGTTGCAACAGTTGCTGAAATATCGCCGTTTTGCGCGAGCGATCGCTCTGATTGAAGGACTCGCTCAACGTCTACCACAAGATCCGGAAGTTCGTCAGTGGCAAGCGATCGCATATCAACAGTGGGGTCGTCAACTAATCGCTGAAAAGCAACTTGATAAGGCAAGAATTTATCTAAAAAAAGCCTTGAAAACTGACCCCCACAACCGTTCCCTCTGGGCTGAGGTTGAGCGAGATTTTCGCCGCCTAGAGCAGCTTTTTTGA
- a CDS encoding bifunctional serine/threonine-protein kinase/ABC transporter substrate-binding protein, with the protein MSYCINPTCLHFDNPANQLACPSCGTEILVTGRYRVIKRLDKGGFAHTFEVEDTCRGGTRKVLKVLHIDCDKAICLFQREAEVLKQLNYQGIPRVESDGYFKIDIVNSNKPLHCLVMEKIEGSNLRDWLNQNNKPITQPQACDWLKQITEILNKIHQHNYFHRDIKPSNIMLQPDNQLVLIDFGAVREATETYLHNLQGKGCTVIISRGYTPPEQVNGRAVRASDFYALGRTFVHLVTGISPDLLPEDSETGRLIWRNKAPQVLPNLADLIDDMMAPLPPYSTKRPRNSHEILQRLKQIEKRTSSSFQLMQPSRKPLIPPSSNNINEETTTLFKPRNKKLTLAILSGAILLSVIPAIIYLINRPKACDKIIGDNLSCGEEVLVPDSEVSFKQQGVQKIKEGKYAEAVSLLKKAREEQPSDPETLIYLNNAQLGNQKAYTIAVVAPIGKSSDTAMEMMRGVAQSQNEINQGKKINGIGLKVLIADDANNPKQAHEVANKLVKRGDILAVVGHYASEVTLAAVPVYQEYKLVVISPGSTSEELSRWGDIPNHVFFRTIPNTRVAAQYLASYLLAQSRDQQTAVFYAPGSNFSRSLREQFLISFKASGGKVVKEFDLSNPLFNAGAAIAQVRKEGVTALGVFPDGGTTTFAIPNTLRLIKANQGSSWIVGGNTLYSPDTLLLLGKDALDRFVVVVTWHHLESNENPEFPQAARNLWKGDVSWRTATAYDATRALIIALEKQSSPSRVSLQQALADKNFKAQGATGTISFRGGDRNEPISTLVKVVRANCSTDSYIFVPVNYPPPKANSLENCKK; encoded by the coding sequence GTGAGTTATTGCATCAATCCCACCTGCCTTCATTTCGATAATCCTGCGAATCAACTCGCTTGTCCTAGCTGTGGGACAGAAATCTTAGTTACAGGACGGTATCGAGTAATTAAACGTCTGGACAAAGGAGGCTTTGCTCACACCTTTGAGGTGGAGGATACGTGTCGCGGAGGTACGCGAAAAGTCCTGAAAGTTTTGCACATTGATTGCGATAAGGCAATCTGCCTATTTCAGCGGGAAGCAGAGGTACTAAAGCAGCTGAATTATCAAGGTATTCCCAGAGTCGAGTCAGATGGATACTTCAAAATTGATATTGTAAATAGCAACAAGCCATTGCATTGTCTGGTAATGGAGAAAATTGAAGGAAGCAATTTGAGAGACTGGTTGAATCAAAACAACAAACCCATCACCCAACCGCAAGCTTGCGACTGGTTAAAACAAATAACAGAAATCTTAAACAAGATACATCAACACAATTATTTTCATCGAGATATTAAGCCGTCTAATATTATGCTGCAACCTGACAATCAATTGGTCTTGATTGATTTTGGTGCAGTACGAGAAGCTACAGAAACCTACTTGCATAACTTACAAGGAAAAGGCTGCACAGTAATTATTTCCCGTGGTTACACGCCTCCAGAACAAGTAAATGGCAGAGCTGTTCGTGCATCTGATTTTTATGCTTTGGGGCGAACTTTTGTTCATTTGGTCACAGGGATATCTCCCGATTTGCTGCCTGAAGACAGCGAGACGGGCCGCTTAATTTGGCGAAACAAAGCGCCACAAGTTTTGCCAAACTTAGCAGATTTGATTGATGACATGATGGCTCCCTTACCTCCATACTCAACAAAGCGTCCGAGAAATTCACACGAAATTTTGCAACGGTTAAAACAAATTGAGAAACGAACCAGTAGCAGCTTTCAGCTTATGCAACCTTCCCGAAAGCCCCTAATTCCTCCTAGCAGTAATAATATAAATGAGGAAACTACAACGCTTTTTAAACCGCGAAACAAAAAACTTACACTGGCAATTTTATCTGGTGCAATTTTACTGTCGGTAATACCAGCAATAATTTATTTAATAAACCGACCCAAGGCTTGCGATAAAATTATCGGGGACAATTTAAGTTGTGGAGAAGAAGTTTTAGTTCCCGATTCTGAAGTATCGTTTAAACAACAGGGAGTGCAAAAAATCAAAGAGGGTAAGTATGCTGAAGCTGTCAGCTTATTAAAAAAGGCACGGGAAGAACAACCAAGCGATCCTGAAACTTTGATTTATCTGAATAATGCCCAACTTGGAAACCAAAAAGCTTACACTATTGCGGTTGTTGCTCCCATAGGCAAGAGTTCAGACACAGCAATGGAGATGATGCGAGGAGTCGCCCAATCCCAAAATGAAATAAATCAGGGAAAAAAGATTAATGGTATTGGTCTTAAAGTGTTAATTGCCGATGATGCAAATAACCCTAAACAAGCTCACGAAGTTGCCAATAAACTGGTGAAAAGAGGGGATATTCTAGCAGTTGTCGGTCATTATGCAAGTGAAGTGACGCTGGCAGCTGTGCCTGTTTATCAAGAATATAAATTGGTAGTAATTTCCCCTGGTAGCACATCAGAAGAACTTTCACGCTGGGGCGATATTCCCAATCACGTTTTCTTTCGTACTATACCGAATACGCGAGTGGCTGCCCAATATTTAGCAAGCTACTTACTAGCTCAATCTCGTGACCAACAAACAGCCGTTTTTTACGCTCCTGGGAGTAATTTTAGCCGTTCTCTACGAGAGCAATTTCTTATTAGCTTTAAAGCTAGTGGCGGCAAAGTTGTGAAGGAATTTGATCTATCTAACCCTCTGTTTAATGCGGGTGCTGCGATCGCTCAAGTACGCAAGGAAGGAGTTACAGCGTTGGGTGTATTTCCCGATGGTGGAACCACTACTTTTGCTATTCCCAATACTTTAAGGTTGATCAAAGCTAATCAAGGTAGTTCTTGGATAGTTGGAGGTAATACCCTCTACAGTCCTGATACTTTACTGCTGTTAGGAAAAGATGCTTTAGACCGCTTTGTGGTGGTTGTAACATGGCATCATTTAGAAAGCAATGAAAACCCAGAATTTCCTCAAGCGGCTAGGAATTTATGGAAAGGTGATGTAAGTTGGCGCACAGCTACGGCTTATGATGCTACTCGTGCGCTGATAATAGCTTTAGAAAAACAATCATCACCGAGCCGTGTTAGTTTGCAACAAGCCTTAGCAGACAAAAACTTTAAAGCCCAAGGAGCTACAGGGACGATTAGTTTTCGAGGTGGCGATCGCAATGAGCCTATTTCTACTTTGGTTAAAGTAGTTCGAGCTAATTGCTCAACTGATAGTTACATTTTTGTACCTGTGAACTATCCCCCACCGAAAGCTAACAGCTTAGAGAATTGCAAAAAATAA
- a CDS encoding MoaD/ThiS family protein → MSQKAIAITVKLFAAYQEAYGVSELSREFPPNTPVKAVLDSFMAEHPELNKWREFTRFGVNLQFVDPDTIIQDGDEVVLIPPVSGG, encoded by the coding sequence ATGTCCCAAAAAGCGATCGCTATTACCGTCAAATTATTCGCCGCCTATCAAGAAGCCTATGGAGTTTCGGAACTGTCGCGAGAATTTCCGCCAAATACACCCGTCAAAGCAGTGCTAGATAGTTTCATGGCTGAGCATCCAGAACTCAACAAATGGCGCGAATTTACCCGCTTCGGTGTAAATCTCCAATTCGTTGATCCAGATACCATTATCCAAGATGGTGATGAAGTTGTGCTGATTCCACCTGTCAGCGGCGGCTGA
- the acsF gene encoding magnesium-protoporphyrin IX monomethyl ester (oxidative) cyclase, with amino-acid sequence MVDSLKKPSFEELRPGVKVPAKETLLTPRFYTTDFDEMAKMDLSPNEEELKALLEEFRADYNRHHFVRDAEFEQSWDSIDGETRKLFIEFLERSCTAEFSGFLLYKELGRRLKDKNPLLAEGFNLMSRDEARHAGFLNKALSDFNLSLDLGFLTKTHKYTFFKPKFIFYATYLSEKIGYWRYITIYRHLEAHPENRIYPIFRFFENWCQDENRHGDFFDAVMRAQPQFLNDWRAKLWCRFFLLSVFATMYLNDIQRSGFYASLGLDARDYDIKVIEKTNETAGRVFPVILDVSKPEFYQRLDVCINNNEKLGAIANSNTPKFLQFFQKLPFYVSNAWQLLRLYLMKPIDMTSVHGTVR; translated from the coding sequence ATGGTGGATTCCCTCAAAAAACCCAGCTTTGAAGAATTAAGACCAGGGGTGAAAGTACCAGCAAAAGAAACTTTGCTGACACCCAGGTTCTATACCACCGACTTTGATGAAATGGCGAAGATGGATCTCTCGCCGAATGAAGAAGAACTCAAAGCGCTGCTGGAAGAGTTTCGCGCTGACTACAACCGTCACCACTTTGTCAGAGATGCAGAATTTGAACAATCGTGGGATAGCATCGACGGGGAAACTCGCAAATTATTTATCGAATTCCTAGAACGTTCCTGCACAGCAGAATTCTCCGGTTTCCTGCTGTACAAAGAGCTGGGACGCAGATTGAAAGACAAAAATCCACTGTTGGCGGAAGGCTTTAACCTGATGTCACGGGATGAAGCGCGTCATGCAGGTTTCCTGAATAAGGCGCTGTCAGACTTCAACCTGTCGCTAGACTTGGGATTTTTGACCAAGACTCATAAATACACCTTCTTTAAGCCAAAGTTCATCTTCTACGCTACCTATCTGTCTGAGAAAATTGGCTACTGGCGCTATATCACAATTTATCGTCATTTGGAAGCACATCCCGAAAACCGGATTTATCCGATTTTCCGGTTCTTTGAAAACTGGTGTCAGGATGAAAACCGCCACGGTGACTTTTTCGATGCGGTAATGCGAGCGCAACCCCAGTTTTTGAATGATTGGAGAGCGAAGCTGTGGTGTCGGTTCTTCCTGCTGTCAGTGTTTGCAACAATGTACCTTAACGATATTCAGCGTTCCGGCTTTTACGCCTCACTGGGATTGGATGCACGGGACTATGATATCAAAGTGATTGAAAAGACCAATGAAACAGCAGGACGTGTTTTTCCAGTAATTCTGGATGTGTCCAAGCCGGAATTTTATCAACGGCTGGATGTTTGCATCAACAATAACGAAAAACTGGGCGCGATCGCTAACTCCAACACCCCCAAATTCCTGCAATTCTTCCAGAAGCTACCGTTCTACGTTTCCAATGCTTGGCAATTGCTGCGGTTATACCTGATGAAGCCGATTGACATGACATCAGTACACGGCACAGTACGCTAA
- a CDS encoding TM2 domain-containing protein, producing MNNVSTAYFLWLGCLFSPPIAGLHRLYNGKIGTGLLWLFTFGLFGVGQVVDLFLIPRMVEEHNALSKAKLGVSANGVPLSQPAIALTKQELTRDEMMLKLLKAAAVRGGKLSVTQAVMETGLNFTQVEATLKDMVKSGYVMIDNHPETGIVIYEFIEL from the coding sequence ATGAACAATGTCTCCACTGCCTATTTTCTTTGGCTCGGCTGTTTATTTTCCCCGCCCATAGCGGGGCTGCATCGCCTTTACAATGGAAAAATCGGGACTGGTCTGCTGTGGCTGTTTACTTTTGGTTTATTTGGTGTCGGGCAGGTAGTGGATTTATTTTTGATTCCTCGAATGGTAGAAGAGCATAACGCCCTGTCTAAAGCCAAATTGGGGGTATCTGCCAATGGTGTGCCTTTGTCGCAGCCTGCGATCGCTCTCACCAAGCAAGAGCTAACCCGTGACGAAATGATGCTCAAACTTCTGAAAGCCGCCGCTGTTAGAGGGGGCAAACTTTCCGTCACCCAAGCAGTGATGGAAACTGGGCTTAACTTTACCCAGGTAGAAGCCACGTTGAAAGACATGGTTAAAAGTGGCTACGTTATGATTGACAATCATCCCGAAACAGGCATCGTCATTTACGAGTTCATCGAGTTGTAA
- a CDS encoding DUF2996 domain-containing protein, producing MPEEINHNDAEEVAPSTVDKQAPDVSEDNAPSTDADVATNIPTANAPDPASTNPEVNPNAAGEKSSTAASTPDDSAQVQPNPKKTAQVPKEDKPAAKAAKDGDKPAAKPAKDGDKPAAKPAAAKKEKAPAVEDKPFMEFIQQDYLPALKTALEKTGVQDLELKLEKRSLQEVSDCWQVYGSWQGGKRQFNVYFPEEDIQKQRAFSCYEGSKPSTIEPFLCDERKITLDLLVFGVTQRLNAQKWLTRN from the coding sequence ATGCCAGAAGAAATTAATCATAATGATGCTGAAGAGGTAGCTCCCAGCACTGTTGATAAACAAGCTCCCGATGTTTCTGAGGACAATGCTCCCAGTACCGACGCGGATGTAGCAACCAACATTCCTACAGCAAACGCCCCCGACCCCGCATCCACCAATCCAGAAGTCAACCCTAACGCTGCTGGCGAGAAATCTTCTACCGCGGCATCAACTCCAGATGACTCGGCTCAAGTGCAGCCAAATCCTAAAAAAACTGCACAAGTACCGAAAGAGGACAAGCCAGCGGCTAAAGCCGCTAAAGATGGGGATAAGCCAGCAGCCAAACCCGCTAAAGATGGGGATAAGCCAGCAGCCAAACCCGCAGCCGCAAAAAAAGAAAAAGCTCCGGCGGTTGAAGATAAGCCATTTATGGAATTTATCCAACAAGACTACTTGCCAGCTTTAAAAACAGCACTTGAGAAAACGGGTGTTCAAGATTTAGAGTTAAAGTTGGAAAAGCGATCGCTTCAAGAAGTCTCGGACTGCTGGCAAGTCTACGGTAGTTGGCAAGGCGGTAAACGTCAATTTAACGTTTATTTCCCTGAAGAAGACATCCAAAAACAAAGAGCTTTTTCCTGTTATGAAGGTTCTAAACCTAGCACGATTGAGCCTTTTTTGTGTGATGAGCGTAAAATAACGCTAGATTTACTGGTGTTTGGGGTTACGCAGCGGTTGAATGCTCAAAAGTGGCTGACTAGAAATTAG
- a CDS encoding MoaD/ThiS family protein, translating to MSVKVLIPTPLQKLTNNQAAVEGNGSTISELLESLEQSFPGIKMRLCDEQGEVRRFVNFYVNSEDIRFLEGAKTPLKEGDEVSIVAAQAGG from the coding sequence ATGTCCGTCAAAGTTTTAATTCCCACTCCTCTACAAAAGCTGACAAACAATCAAGCCGCTGTCGAAGGTAATGGCAGTACGATTAGTGAATTGCTCGAATCCCTAGAGCAAAGCTTCCCTGGCATCAAAATGCGTCTTTGCGACGAACAAGGGGAGGTACGCAGATTTGTAAACTTCTACGTTAACAGCGAAGACATCCGCTTTTTGGAAGGAGCCAAAACACCTCTCAAAGAAGGCGATGAAGTAAGCATTGTGGCAGCGCAGGCTGGAGGCTGA
- the thrC gene encoding threonine synthase, with amino-acid sequence MTQATQSTTATFKALKCKECGTEYEPKATHVCEFCFGPLEVTYDYDALRRTVTRESIQKGPNSIWRYRPFLPVVTETPIDVGTGMTPLVKANRLARRLGIKNLYIKNDAVNMPTLSFKDRVVSVALTRAQELGFTTVSCASTGNLANSTAAIAAHAGLDCCVFIPADLEAGKVLGTLIYGPTVMAVQGNYDQVNRLCCEVANTQGWGFVNINLRPYYSEGSKTLGYEVAEQLGWQLPDHIVAPLASGSLFTKIYKGFQEFIKVGLVDEKSVRFSGAQAEGCSPIAQAYRDGRDFVTPVKPNTIAKSIAIGNPADGVYALEIAKKTNGSIESVNDAEIVDGIKLLAETEGIFTETAGGTTVAVLKKLVEAGKIDPSETTVVYITGNGLKTQEAVQGYIGEPLTIEAKLDSFERALERSRTLERLDWQQVLV; translated from the coding sequence ATGACCCAGGCAACCCAGTCAACAACGGCAACCTTTAAAGCGCTTAAGTGTAAAGAGTGCGGCACCGAGTACGAACCCAAGGCAACTCATGTATGTGAGTTTTGTTTTGGCCCTTTGGAAGTAACCTATGACTACGATGCGCTGCGCCGCACCGTTACTCGTGAAAGTATTCAGAAAGGGCCGAACTCAATTTGGCGCTATCGTCCATTTTTGCCAGTTGTCACCGAAACACCGATTGATGTAGGAACTGGCATGACACCGCTAGTTAAAGCAAATCGCTTGGCACGTCGCCTGGGTATTAAAAATCTTTATATTAAAAACGATGCCGTCAATATGCCCACCCTGAGCTTTAAAGACCGGGTGGTGTCGGTGGCTTTAACAAGAGCGCAGGAGTTAGGTTTCACTACGGTGTCCTGCGCCAGTACAGGAAATTTGGCTAATTCTACAGCTGCGATCGCTGCCCACGCCGGACTAGACTGCTGCGTTTTCATCCCCGCTGACCTCGAAGCTGGCAAAGTCCTGGGTACGCTCATCTACGGCCCTACGGTTATGGCAGTTCAAGGTAACTACGACCAAGTAAACCGCCTCTGCTGCGAAGTTGCCAATACACAAGGCTGGGGATTTGTCAATATCAATTTGCGCCCCTACTACTCCGAAGGTTCCAAAACCCTTGGCTATGAAGTTGCAGAACAGCTAGGCTGGCAGTTGCCGGATCATATCGTTGCCCCTCTTGCCTCTGGTTCTCTGTTCACCAAAATCTACAAAGGGTTCCAAGAATTTATCAAAGTTGGGCTGGTTGACGAAAAGAGCGTCCGTTTCAGTGGCGCACAGGCAGAAGGTTGTTCCCCCATTGCCCAAGCTTATCGGGATGGACGCGACTTTGTGACCCCAGTCAAGCCGAATACAATTGCTAAATCCATCGCTATCGGCAACCCTGCTGATGGAGTCTATGCGCTGGAAATAGCTAAGAAAACAAACGGCAGCATCGAATCAGTCAACGATGCAGAAATTGTTGACGGCATCAAGCTGTTGGCTGAAACTGAAGGCATCTTCACCGAAACTGCTGGCGGCACAACTGTGGCTGTGCTGAAAAAGCTGGTGGAAGCTGGTAAGATTGATCCTTCGGAAACCACTGTTGTATATATCACGGGCAACGGGCTGAAAACTCAGGAAGCCGTGCAAGGATACATTGGTGAACCGCTGACAATTGAGGCGAAGTTGGATAGTTTCGAGCGTGCCTTGGAGCGATCGCGTACACTGGAGCGTCTCGACTGGCAGCAAGTGCTGGTCTAA
- the ndhD1 gene encoding photosynthetic/respiratory NAD(P)H-quinone oxidoreductase subunit D1: MNANFPWLTFIILFPVAASLLVPLVPDKDGKTVRWYALIVGLIDFAVIVYTFYTQYDFSNPGLQLVESYSWVPQLDLKWSVGVDGLSMPLVLLTGFITTLATLAAWPVTFKPKLFYFLLLAMYGGQIAVFAVQDMLLFFLVWELELIPVYLLLAIWGGKKRLYAATKFILYTAGASLFILVAALAMAFYGDTVTFDMSALAAKDYALNFQLWIYAGFLIAYGVKLPIIPLHTWLPDAHGEATAPVHMLLAGILLKMGGYALIRMNAQILPDAHALFAPALVILGVTNIIYAALTSFAQRNLKRKIAYSSISHMGFVLIGIASFTDLGLSGAVLQMVSHGLIGASLFFLVGATYDRTHTLMLDEMGGVGQKMRKIFAMFTTCSMASLALPGMSGFVAELMVFVGFATSDAYNSTFKVIVVFLAAVGVILTPIYLLSMLREIFYGSENKELVEHEALIDAEPREVFIIACLLVPIIGIGFYPKLLTQIYDATTIQLTARLRDSVPSLAQQRQSTETVSLRAPEIGAN; this comes from the coding sequence ATGAATGCAAACTTTCCTTGGCTGACTTTCATCATTTTGTTTCCCGTCGCTGCCTCTCTGCTGGTGCCGCTGGTGCCGGATAAAGATGGCAAAACAGTGCGTTGGTACGCCCTGATTGTCGGGCTGATTGATTTCGCGGTCATAGTATACACCTTCTATACCCAGTACGACTTTTCTAACCCCGGTTTGCAACTGGTAGAGAGTTATTCTTGGGTGCCGCAGCTGGATTTAAAATGGTCGGTGGGCGTAGATGGCTTGTCAATGCCCCTGGTGTTGCTTACTGGCTTCATCACCACACTGGCAACTTTGGCAGCTTGGCCTGTAACTTTTAAGCCGAAGCTGTTTTACTTTTTGCTTCTGGCAATGTACGGCGGTCAAATTGCCGTGTTTGCTGTCCAAGATATGCTGTTGTTTTTCCTAGTGTGGGAACTGGAACTGATTCCGGTATACCTGCTATTGGCAATCTGGGGCGGTAAAAAGCGTCTTTATGCGGCGACCAAGTTTATCCTCTACACCGCAGGCGCTTCGCTGTTCATTTTAGTGGCAGCGCTGGCGATGGCGTTCTACGGCGATACGGTAACGTTCGATATGAGCGCGCTGGCTGCCAAAGATTACGCCCTCAATTTCCAACTCTGGATTTACGCCGGATTCCTAATAGCCTACGGCGTTAAGCTGCCCATCATTCCCCTACATACCTGGCTTCCTGATGCCCACGGCGAAGCTACCGCGCCCGTGCATATGTTGCTGGCGGGAATTTTGCTGAAGATGGGCGGCTACGCGCTGATTCGGATGAACGCCCAGATCCTCCCTGACGCTCATGCGCTGTTTGCGCCAGCGTTGGTGATTCTGGGTGTTACTAACATCATCTACGCTGCTCTCACCTCTTTTGCCCAGCGCAACCTGAAGCGCAAAATCGCCTATTCTTCGATCTCTCACATGGGATTTGTGCTGATTGGGATTGCCTCATTCACCGATTTAGGTTTGAGTGGTGCGGTACTGCAAATGGTTTCCCACGGCTTAATTGGGGCGAGTTTATTCTTCCTGGTGGGAGCGACTTACGATCGCACTCACACGCTGATGCTGGATGAAATGGGCGGTGTCGGGCAGAAAATGCGGAAAATTTTCGCCATGTTCACTACCTGTTCGATGGCATCTTTGGCGTTGCCTGGGATGAGCGGCTTTGTGGCGGAATTGATGGTGTTTGTCGGCTTTGCTACCAGCGATGCTTATAACTCGACTTTTAAGGTGATAGTGGTCTTCCTAGCGGCTGTTGGTGTGATCTTGACACCAATATACCTACTCTCGATGCTGCGGGAAATTTTCTATGGTTCGGAGAACAAGGAATTAGTTGAACACGAAGCCTTGATCGATGCTGAACCACGAGAGGTGTTTATTATTGCCTGTCTGTTGGTGCCAATTATTGGCATTGGTTTTTATCCGAAGTTGTTGACGCAGATTTATGATGCGACAACGATACAGCTGACGGCAAGATTGCGAGATTCTGTACCGTCTTTGGCGCAACAGCGACAGAGTACGGAAACCGTGTCTTTGCGTGCGCCGGAAATTGGTGCTAATTAA